A window from Kovacikia minuta CCNUW1 encodes these proteins:
- a CDS encoding BMP family ABC transporter substrate-binding protein — MSSNRPLFIARRQVIRGLLATGAFGVTSRFWVGCSSTPEKPEASSGSPTASAPAGKELVMGFIFVGPKDDYGYNQAHYEGEQVIAKLPGVKAIEQAQVPETKEVQEVMGSMVDQDNATVLFPTSFGYFDPHILQMAVKYPNIQFFHCGGLYTEGKHPKNVGSYFAYIDEAQYVSGIVAGHTTKTNKLGFIAAKPIPQVLRNINAYTLGAKSVNPKITTQVVFTGDWSLPVKEAEATNSMADQGVDVVTCHVDSPKVVMETAEKRGIYCTGYHANQAKLAPKGYLTGAEWDWSKIYSEYISLVQGGKTLMDGGIPHIVRGGYKEGYIKNSDYGPAVGEKAKQDAEAAKTKLKDSSLIIYKGGLKDNTGKVVIPAGKDYKQQDPELEKMDWLVEGVMGSIKS; from the coding sequence GTGAGCAGCAACCGTCCCCTTTTTATTGCCCGTCGTCAGGTGATTCGTGGGCTACTCGCAACGGGAGCGTTTGGCGTAACTTCCCGTTTTTGGGTGGGGTGTTCCTCCACACCGGAGAAGCCAGAAGCTAGTTCAGGCAGTCCCACGGCTAGTGCGCCCGCAGGCAAGGAACTAGTGATGGGATTTATTTTTGTTGGTCCCAAAGATGACTATGGGTACAACCAGGCTCATTACGAAGGCGAACAGGTGATTGCCAAACTACCCGGTGTGAAGGCGATCGAGCAAGCGCAGGTGCCTGAAACTAAAGAAGTTCAGGAAGTCATGGGCAGCATGGTTGATCAAGATAACGCAACCGTCCTCTTCCCCACATCCTTTGGTTACTTTGACCCCCATATTCTCCAAATGGCAGTCAAGTATCCCAATATTCAGTTCTTTCACTGCGGCGGTCTCTATACCGAAGGGAAGCACCCCAAGAATGTAGGCAGCTATTTTGCCTACATCGATGAAGCCCAATACGTTTCAGGCATTGTTGCAGGACATACAACCAAAACCAATAAACTGGGCTTTATTGCCGCCAAACCGATCCCGCAGGTACTTCGCAACATTAACGCTTATACCCTGGGGGCAAAAAGTGTGAATCCGAAGATTACAACCCAGGTCGTGTTTACTGGGGACTGGTCACTCCCCGTCAAAGAAGCGGAAGCCACAAACAGTATGGCAGACCAGGGTGTTGATGTCGTCACCTGCCATGTGGACAGCCCCAAGGTTGTGATGGAGACGGCTGAGAAGCGCGGGATTTACTGTACCGGGTATCACGCGAACCAGGCAAAATTAGCCCCCAAAGGCTATTTGACTGGCGCAGAATGGGATTGGTCTAAGATCTACTCTGAATACATTTCGCTGGTTCAAGGTGGCAAAACATTGATGGATGGGGGCATTCCCCACATCGTCCGAGGTGGCTATAAGGAAGGTTACATTAAGAACTCAGACTACGGTCCAGCTGTGGGCGAAAAAGCCAAACAGGATGCAGAAGCCGCCAAGACGAAATTGAAAGACAGTTCGTTGATCATCTACAAAGGCGGTTTGAAGGACAACACGGGAAAGGTTGTGATCCCGGCAGGCAAGGACTATAAGCAACAGGACCCGGAACTAGAAAAAATGGATTGGCTTGTAGAGGGCGTGATGGGGAGTATTAAGAGTTGA
- a CDS encoding NAD(P)/FAD-dependent oxidoreductase: MTNFDWIVVGAGITGAALSYELARKGFSVLLLDRHRSPQGATRFSYGGLAFWSGTTALTRQICAEGIALHRTLSEELGQSTQFREMDLVLTIAPDADPQETAQTYANFAIPPRLLSVSEACELEPLLNPAAIAGALTVKHGHIDPEATTRAYTQAFIRLGGTVQVGQVTGLLQTEGLQVSGVICGTETYTSANVALCAGAHCRTLLKAVGIPVRLYFTHAELIETPPVEIKLQTLVMPAETKRFELEARASQTEVDALWDQPGHEPVPPILDAGAIQFMDGRLRIGQMSRTLTNPEASVDPVNSELALRTQVGTLLPALQDLPGTWHHCLISFSCDRLPLVGAVPTMKGVHLFSGFSNPLAIVPALARRFATHVAVQPDEIIAQLSPGRFSDKRGV, encoded by the coding sequence ATGACCAACTTCGACTGGATTGTAGTAGGTGCTGGGATCACGGGCGCGGCACTGAGTTATGAGTTAGCCAGAAAGGGCTTTTCAGTCCTATTGTTGGACCGCCATCGATCGCCCCAGGGGGCAACCCGATTTAGTTACGGTGGGTTAGCGTTCTGGTCTGGAACCACTGCTCTGACCCGCCAAATCTGTGCGGAAGGCATCGCGCTGCATCGCACTCTATCGGAAGAATTGGGACAGAGCACCCAGTTTCGGGAAATGGATTTAGTGTTGACGATCGCCCCAGATGCCGATCCCCAGGAAACTGCTCAAACCTATGCCAATTTTGCAATTCCTCCCCGCTTGTTGAGCGTATCAGAAGCCTGCGAATTAGAACCCTTGTTGAATCCAGCGGCGATCGCTGGTGCCCTGACCGTCAAGCATGGGCACATTGACCCAGAAGCAACCACACGGGCGTACACTCAGGCTTTTATCCGTCTGGGCGGAACGGTTCAGGTGGGTCAGGTTACGGGTTTACTGCAAACAGAAGGACTACAGGTCAGCGGGGTTATCTGTGGAACCGAAACTTACACCAGCGCTAATGTTGCCCTATGTGCTGGGGCACATTGTCGGACACTGTTAAAAGCAGTTGGGATTCCGGTTCGGCTTTACTTTACCCATGCCGAGTTAATTGAAACGCCTCCTGTGGAAATTAAACTCCAGACGTTGGTGATGCCAGCCGAAACGAAACGATTTGAACTAGAAGCCAGAGCCAGCCAAACAGAGGTGGATGCTCTATGGGATCAACCGGGGCATGAACCCGTGCCCCCAATTCTGGACGCAGGTGCGATCCAATTTATGGATGGTCGTTTAAGGATCGGGCAGATGAGTAGAACGCTGACCAATCCAGAGGCATCCGTTGACCCGGTAAATAGTGAGTTAGCCCTGCGAACCCAGGTGGGAACCCTTCTGCCTGCCCTGCAAGATTTACCAGGAACGTGGCACCACTGCCTGATTTCGTTTAGCTGCGATCGCCTTCCTCTGGTCGGCGCAGTCCCCACCATGAAAGGCGTTCACCTATTTTCTGGGTTCAGTAACCCCCTGGCGATCGTTCCTGCCCTGGCAAGACGATTTGCAACCCATGTAGCTGTACAGCCAGATGAGATAATTGCCCAGCTCTCACCTGGACGATTTAGTGATAAACGCGGTGTGTAA
- a CDS encoding class I SAM-dependent methyltransferase produces MTNDPTPLQQMNPLERFSGLAEDYAKYRPSYPAEAIATLLSDLGEPTQLVAADIGAGTGIASRLLAERGVRVWAIEPNGDMQRAAEPHPGITFQSGNAEQTHLPDRSVDLVTCFQSFHWFDHAQCLPEFHRILKPTGRLAVVWNDRDRSDELTQGYSDLICHLSNRHPAEQRLVAQQPLKSSSAFHNLREHIFRYQQALDLTGLIGRAQSVSYLPKDKATQQQLFDGMKELYDRWADQKGFVYLTYRTQVFLTDPK; encoded by the coding sequence ATGACAAACGACCCTACACCCCTACAGCAAATGAATCCCCTGGAACGGTTTTCGGGATTGGCGGAGGATTATGCGAAGTATCGCCCCAGCTATCCAGCAGAGGCGATCGCAACCCTCCTGAGCGATCTGGGTGAACCGACTCAACTTGTCGCAGCAGATATTGGAGCGGGCACTGGGATTGCCTCCCGTCTGCTGGCAGAAAGGGGCGTGCGTGTGTGGGCGATCGAACCCAACGGGGATATGCAGCGGGCGGCGGAACCCCATCCCGGCATTACCTTCCAATCTGGGAATGCGGAGCAAACCCATCTCCCCGATCGCTCAGTCGATCTGGTAACTTGCTTTCAGTCATTTCACTGGTTTGACCACGCTCAATGTTTACCCGAATTTCACCGCATTCTGAAACCAACAGGGCGACTGGCGGTAGTTTGGAACGATCGCGATCGCAGCGATGAATTAACTCAGGGTTATAGCGATCTTATCTGCCACCTCTCTAACCGCCATCCCGCCGAGCAGCGTCTGGTGGCACAACAGCCCCTCAAATCCAGTTCAGCGTTCCATAATCTGCGCGAACATATCTTTCGCTACCAACAGGCACTGGACTTAACTGGTTTAATAGGTCGGGCACAAAGTGTTTCCTATCTTCCCAAAGACAAAGCCACCCAGCAGCAATTGTTCGACGGTATGAAGGAGTTATACGATCGTTGGGCTGATCAGAAAGGTTTTGTCTATCTAACCTACCGTACCCAGGTTTTTTTAACCGACCCAAAGTGA
- the guaD gene encoding guanine deaminase, giving the protein MPDSPSLPSSAKAIRGAFLDFVGDPFYMAEPDCIRYIPDGLLVVENGKVQAFGAYEAVQQAYTHLETTTYTNNLILPGFIDLHVHYSQTEMIAAYGAQLLEWLNTYVFPTEAKFKDAEHARNIASFFLDELLRNGTTTALVLTTIFPTSVDILFEEAQRRNMRLIAGQVLMSRNAPEYLLNDAKTAYQQTREQIQRWHGKERLLYAITPRFAITSTDEELHLAGELKAEFPDVYVHTHLSENRQEVEYTAELFPNSKDYLNVYEQFGLVGDRSVFAHCVQLDDSAFQRLSEAGAAIAFCPTSNLFLGSGLFRLSQAKSEDYPVKVGLATDVGAGTSLSLLKTMSDAYKIMQLQGESLGAFKASYLATLGAAKALSLDDKLGNFEVGKEADFVVLDLQATPLMALRNSALEADSLNDIAEKIFGMMILGDDRAVRATYVAGALAFGEK; this is encoded by the coding sequence ATGCCCGATTCTCCCTCCCTCCCTTCATCAGCGAAAGCCATTCGAGGCGCTTTTCTGGACTTTGTTGGCGATCCGTTTTATATGGCTGAGCCGGACTGTATTCGCTACATTCCCGATGGTTTACTGGTGGTTGAAAACGGCAAGGTGCAAGCCTTTGGTGCCTATGAGGCGGTGCAACAAGCGTATACCCATTTAGAAACAACGACCTACACAAACAATCTGATCTTGCCGGGATTTATTGATTTGCATGTTCACTACTCGCAAACGGAAATGATTGCAGCCTATGGGGCGCAGTTGTTGGAGTGGTTGAATACTTACGTTTTTCCAACCGAAGCAAAATTCAAGGATGCCGAGCATGCTCGCAATATTGCATCTTTCTTTTTAGATGAATTGCTACGCAATGGCACAACAACGGCACTGGTTTTGACAACCATTTTTCCTACGTCCGTTGATATCCTGTTTGAAGAAGCCCAACGCCGCAATATGCGTTTAATTGCGGGGCAGGTTTTGATGTCGCGGAATGCGCCGGAATACCTGCTGAATGATGCCAAAACTGCCTACCAGCAAACCCGTGAGCAAATTCAGCGGTGGCATGGCAAAGAGCGTTTGCTTTACGCCATTACTCCCCGATTTGCGATCACATCTACGGATGAGGAATTGCACCTGGCAGGAGAGCTGAAGGCAGAATTTCCCGATGTCTATGTCCATACCCACCTGTCGGAAAACAGGCAGGAAGTGGAATACACTGCCGAGCTGTTTCCCAACAGTAAGGATTATCTGAATGTGTATGAGCAGTTTGGTTTAGTGGGCGATCGCTCCGTGTTTGCCCATTGTGTGCAACTGGATGATTCCGCCTTTCAACGATTGTCTGAGGCAGGGGCAGCGATCGCTTTTTGCCCCACGTCTAATCTGTTCCTGGGTAGTGGTTTGTTTCGCTTAAGTCAAGCCAAGTCGGAAGATTATCCCGTAAAGGTTGGTTTGGCAACGGATGTGGGAGCCGGAACCAGCCTCTCTTTGCTCAAAACCATGAGTGATGCTTACAAAATTATGCAGCTTCAGGGGGAAAGTTTAGGTGCCTTCAAAGCGTCCTACCTGGCAACATTAGGAGCAGCTAAAGCGCTTTCCCTGGACGATAAGTTGGGAAACTTTGAGGTTGGCAAAGAAGCAGATTTTGTGGTTCTGGATCTGCAAGCCACCCCATTGATGGCATTACGAAATTCTGCCCTGGAAGCAGATTCTCTCAATGACATTGCCGAGAAGATTTTTGGGATGATGATTTTGGGAGACGATCGAGCCGTGCGGGCAACCTATGTGGCAGGAGCGTTAGCGTTTGGGGAGAAGTAG
- a CDS encoding aromatic ring-hydroxylating dioxygenase subunit alpha, protein MVGQISERFSSAEVMNGKVKDPLLLNDWHVLARSQDLQPGSVMGARLLDTDLVLWRGKDTQIFAWDDRCPHRSVRLSVGKVVEDTLVCSYHGMVYNPQGRCIKVPSCPDYVPPKQACVRTYKVQERYGLVFVCLGEPDKDIPDFPEWNAPGYRTILCGPHYCRSNGYRAIENFLDLAHFPFVHKDILGDPNKTVVDDYEVSTNENGIRLHDIRIWQPDPVGIGQGAFVIYNYWALRPLTAYLTKETPTGEGLTILYCVTPISEEECIGWMCIAINYGDPDQDQDIKAFQDNVVLQDVVNLESHNPKRLPLNMQAEFHVPCDRGSLAYRKWLKNLGVRYGVIV, encoded by the coding sequence ATGGTTGGGCAGATTTCGGAGCGCTTTTCTTCTGCGGAAGTAATGAATGGGAAGGTGAAAGATCCGCTCCTGTTAAATGACTGGCATGTACTGGCGCGATCGCAGGATCTGCAACCCGGATCAGTGATGGGAGCGCGGCTGCTGGACACCGATCTGGTATTGTGGCGCGGCAAAGATACCCAAATTTTTGCCTGGGACGATCGCTGTCCCCATCGCAGTGTGCGGCTCTCCGTTGGCAAGGTGGTGGAAGATACGCTGGTCTGTTCTTACCACGGCATGGTCTACAATCCGCAAGGACGCTGCATCAAGGTGCCCTCCTGCCCCGATTATGTGCCTCCCAAACAGGCCTGTGTACGCACTTATAAAGTGCAGGAGCGCTACGGTTTGGTGTTTGTCTGTCTGGGGGAACCGGACAAAGACATTCCCGATTTCCCAGAGTGGAATGCGCCTGGCTATCGCACCATTCTCTGTGGTCCGCACTATTGCCGCTCAAATGGGTATCGGGCGATCGAAAACTTCCTGGATCTGGCCCACTTCCCCTTCGTCCACAAGGACATTCTCGGAGATCCCAACAAAACGGTTGTGGACGATTACGAAGTTTCAACGAACGAAAATGGCATCCGCCTGCACGACATCCGCATCTGGCAACCCGACCCGGTTGGGATTGGACAGGGAGCCTTTGTGATTTATAACTACTGGGCACTGCGCCCTTTAACCGCCTATCTAACGAAAGAAACCCCCACTGGAGAAGGGCTAACCATTCTCTACTGTGTTACACCCATCAGTGAAGAAGAATGCATTGGTTGGATGTGCATTGCGATTAACTATGGCGATCCGGATCAGGATCAGGACATCAAAGCTTTTCAAGATAACGTTGTGCTTCAGGATGTCGTCAATCTAGAATCCCACAATCCCAAACGACTGCCGTTGAATATGCAGGCAGAATTTCATGTCCCCTGCGATCGGGGTTCCCTCGCCTACCGAAAATGGTTGAAAAATCTGGGTGTAAGGTATGGGGTCATCGTTTAG
- a CDS encoding FAD binding domain-containing protein, producing the protein MDLHTIETYLRPTHFAAVDWKPGWAWLAGGTWLFSEPQPTLNTLVDLDPLGWAEVEQDEARLAIGATCTFAQLLNYPWEIEWRAIAALKDAIAALAASFKVTHLATIGGNLCLALAVGVMAPLMVLLAATYEIWSPTASARFIAAQDFQLGIQKTTLQPGEVLRRIWIPKSSLSWQTNVQRFGIAATDPALSLVMVARHPATSATRISLGACVAIPYLMEFSQLPTPEELAEALQSVNWLQDFRASAQYRQQITKVLIHRSLQEVNGRELGGNLSRDS; encoded by the coding sequence ATGGATTTGCACACCATTGAAACCTATCTACGCCCAACCCATTTCGCTGCGGTGGATTGGAAACCCGGATGGGCATGGCTGGCTGGCGGCACCTGGCTGTTTTCGGAACCGCAACCCACGCTCAACACCCTGGTTGACCTGGACCCCTTGGGCTGGGCAGAGGTTGAACAGGATGAGGCACGACTGGCAATTGGGGCAACTTGTACTTTTGCCCAACTGTTGAACTATCCCTGGGAGATCGAGTGGCGGGCGATCGCTGCCCTCAAGGATGCGATCGCTGCCCTGGCAGCCTCCTTTAAGGTGACGCATCTAGCCACGATCGGGGGCAACCTCTGCCTCGCCCTCGCAGTCGGCGTCATGGCTCCCCTGATGGTTTTGCTTGCTGCCACCTATGAAATCTGGAGTCCCACTGCCTCTGCCCGCTTTATTGCCGCCCAGGACTTTCAACTGGGGATACAAAAAACCACCTTGCAACCCGGTGAAGTCCTGCGTCGCATCTGGATTCCCAAATCCTCCCTATCCTGGCAAACCAATGTGCAACGATTCGGCATTGCTGCCACCGATCCTGCCCTCTCCCTGGTTATGGTTGCCCGTCACCCGGCAACCTCGGCAACCCGCATCAGTCTCGGAGCCTGTGTCGCCATCCCTTACCTGATGGAGTTTTCCCAATTGCCAACGCCAGAAGAACTTGCCGAAGCGCTGCAATCAGTGAACTGGCTACAAGACTTCCGAGCCAGCGCTCAATACCGTCAGCAAATCACAAAAGTGTTGATTCATCGATCTTTACAAGAAGTGAACGGAAGAGAATTGGGGGGCAACTTAAGCCGGGACAGCTAG
- a CDS encoding xanthine dehydrogenase family protein molybdopterin-binding subunit, producing MPTSTLVTADTHQTPFDAGSYASATLCISGQATKLAAEKLRTQLLDFAAPLLEVSPEELTIAHGMIRSAHQSISLPELVQAVMGSQEPGVRNQEVSGEGDGGDRGDTETRKHGDAEISIQNSKFKIQNSNQTQNHPPLPTPQSLLPLLEAESAYVAPESPLTFMVQGVEVEVDTETGKVTVLRSVQAIDLGKAINPQICLGQAAGGSVMGLGYALLEEQIGDDHGKILNPNFRAYRIPTAADIPPIEIFLIETNDPYGPFGAKGVGEIAINGMAPAIANAIAHATGVSLTQLPMTPERVWRGMREEF from the coding sequence TTGCCGACATCGACCTTAGTTACAGCCGACACCCACCAAACCCCCTTCGATGCAGGTTCCTATGCCTCCGCCACCCTCTGCATCTCTGGTCAAGCCACCAAACTCGCCGCCGAAAAACTCCGTACCCAATTGCTGGACTTTGCCGCCCCACTCCTGGAAGTAAGTCCTGAAGAACTGACGATCGCTCACGGCATGATTCGATCGGCACACCAATCCATTTCCTTGCCGGAATTGGTGCAAGCGGTGATGGGGAGCCAGGAGCCAGGAGTCAGAAATCAGGAGGTGAGTGGAGAAGGAGATGGGGGAGATAGGGGAGACACGGAGACACGGAAACACGGAGACGCGGAGATTTCAATTCAAAATTCAAAATTCAAAATTCAAAATTCAAACCAAACTCAAAACCACCCCCCACTCCCTACTCCCCAATCCCTACTCCCTCTCCTAGAAGCCGAGTCCGCCTACGTTGCTCCCGAATCTCCCCTCACCTTTATGGTTCAGGGGGTGGAAGTTGAGGTAGACACAGAAACCGGGAAAGTGACGGTGTTGCGATCGGTGCAGGCAATCGACCTGGGAAAAGCAATTAATCCCCAGATTTGTCTGGGGCAGGCAGCGGGCGGCAGTGTCATGGGGCTTGGGTATGCCCTGCTGGAAGAACAGATTGGGGACGATCACGGCAAAATTCTGAATCCCAATTTCCGCGCTTACCGAATACCGACCGCTGCCGACATCCCCCCGATCGAGATCTTTCTGATCGAAACGAATGATCCCTACGGTCCCTTTGGCGCAAAAGGGGTGGGAGAAATCGCCATCAACGGCATGGCTCCTGCGATCGCAAACGCCATTGCCCATGCAACAGGAGTCAGTCTAACCCAACTCCCCATGACTCCAGAACGGGTTTGGAGAGGAATGAGGGAGGAATTTTGA
- a CDS encoding AI-2E family transporter, whose protein sequence is MFDSIKKLPRPFSLGLTFPIIFLNGWLLLVLVEQLQPLVSILIVATLIAFLLDYPIRFLQQLRLRRGFAVGIVLLVALLILSVLVLVLGPLILQQANELITRLPEWLKSGQQQLATLEDWAVAQQLPFDLRATINQLIERLTSILRSFTREIISLAFSAIGSIVNIFLTIVFSIFLVLRGESLWEGILSWLPPQWNSRVREYLPENFERYIAGQFTMAAIVSVAQITVLFILGTPLALLFGLVIGAGSLIPFGGITSIGVVSLLLALQNFWLGVKVLAFTLIVAQICENVLAPRIVGDLIGLNPVWMLISLFIGVKLGGVVGLIVTVPTASFIKGTVDTIRSTGINPPVPVTVTEVPSDFEEREQPVSKSGVS, encoded by the coding sequence ATGTTCGATTCCATCAAAAAGCTTCCACGCCCGTTCTCGCTTGGGTTAACGTTCCCAATTATTTTTCTCAATGGTTGGTTGTTGCTGGTTCTGGTCGAGCAGTTACAACCGCTGGTCAGCATTTTGATTGTGGCAACCCTGATTGCCTTTTTGCTGGACTACCCAATTCGGTTTCTGCAACAGCTTAGACTTAGACGGGGCTTCGCAGTCGGAATTGTGCTGCTGGTGGCGTTGTTGATCCTGTCTGTCCTGGTGTTAGTTTTGGGCCCACTGATTTTGCAGCAGGCAAACGAATTGATCACCCGTCTGCCGGAGTGGCTGAAATCTGGTCAACAACAGTTGGCAACCCTGGAAGATTGGGCAGTGGCGCAACAGTTGCCGTTTGACTTGCGAGCCACCATTAATCAATTAATTGAGCGATTGACCAGTATTCTGCGTTCCTTTACCAGGGAAATTATCAGTCTGGCTTTTAGTGCAATCGGCAGTATTGTCAATATCTTTCTGACGATCGTCTTTTCCATCTTTCTAGTTCTTCGAGGAGAAAGCCTCTGGGAAGGGATTCTAAGCTGGCTCCCACCACAATGGAATAGTCGAGTGCGGGAATATTTGCCAGAAAATTTTGAACGCTATATTGCTGGTCAATTTACAATGGCGGCGATCGTCAGTGTTGCTCAAATCACCGTCTTGTTTATTCTGGGAACCCCTCTGGCGCTGTTGTTTGGTCTGGTGATTGGTGCAGGCAGTCTGATCCCGTTTGGGGGAATTACGTCGATCGGCGTTGTCAGTCTATTGCTGGCATTGCAAAATTTTTGGTTGGGTGTCAAAGTTCTGGCGTTTACATTGATCGTGGCGCAGATTTGCGAAAATGTTCTGGCTCCGCGTATCGTTGGCGATTTGATTGGGTTAAATCCTGTCTGGATGCTGATTTCCCTATTTATTGGCGTCAAATTGGGGGGCGTTGTGGGATTAATTGTGACTGTCCCTACTGCCAGCTTTATTAAGGGCACCGTTGACACGATCCGGTCAACTGGAATCAATCCTCCCGTTCCAGTCACTGTGACAGAGGTTCCATCGGATTTTGAAGAAAGGGAACAACCTGTGAGTAAATCAGGTGTGTCTTAA
- a CDS encoding RusA family crossover junction endodeoxyribonuclease, producing the protein MNVPILLEFVLPRRPLSYQAKNSKHKQEWRDFIYGRAFSQWTGNPITKGGLKFSVVYLCEDDPGDINNIIKPIQDALITLVYSDDSVIWDVTGHMRLLSEPIDIIGLPPLLAEAVIGGTECIYVRITNSSELNSELK; encoded by the coding sequence GTGAATGTCCCTATTCTACTTGAATTTGTGTTACCCAGAAGACCATTATCTTATCAAGCAAAAAATTCTAAACACAAGCAAGAATGGCGTGATTTTATATACGGAAGAGCTTTCTCCCAGTGGACTGGAAATCCAATCACAAAAGGAGGTTTAAAGTTTTCCGTTGTCTATCTTTGTGAAGACGATCCGGGGGATATTAATAACATTATCAAGCCCATCCAAGATGCTCTAATCACATTAGTTTACTCGGATGACAGCGTGATTTGGGATGTTACTGGACATATGCGACTATTGTCCGAGCCAATAGATATTATTGGATTACCACCCCTGTTAGCTGAAGCAGTAATTGGTGGTACAGAATGCATTTACGTTAGAATTACAAACTCAAGCGAGCTGAACTCGGAGCTAAAGTAA